The Maridesulfovibrio sp. genomic sequence GATGATATGTATTTCGAAGACCACTGCACATGGGTAGAAGTTCCCGACCTTGCCGCCAACCTCTGCGGCAAATCACGGCCTGTTCATTTTCGAGGCGTGGCAACAGTAGTGACCAAGTTGTTTATGACCGCCCAACCACATATTGCCGTATTCGGACAGAAAGATTGGCAGCAGTTGGCGCTCATCAAAAGAATGGTCCGCGATCTGAATATTCCTGTGAACGTGCAGGGGCATGAGATTGTACGAGAAGAATCCGGGCTGGCCATGAGTTCCCGCAACGTTTACCTGACTGCCGAAGAAAAATCAGTGGCCCCCAACCTTCAAAAAGGATTGAAAAAAATGCGGGATCAGGTGGCTGGCGGTGAAACAGACCCGGCAAAGCTGAAAGCAGACCTTGCTGATTTTTATGCGGAAAGCATTCCCGGCTGTAGCGTTGACTATATCGAAATTGTAGACCCGGAAAATATCAATATCCTTAAAAAAGTTGATGAAAGTGCGCTTTGTGCGGTGGCAGTGCAGGTTGGAAAGGCAAGATTGATAGACAACCTGCTCATAAAAGTGTAAGGTGTCTTCATTCTTATATGCAAGTTTAGTTATATAGTAATTTTGAACTATATATTTCGGGGAGTTACCGAAAAACGGTTTCGAATAACATTTACCCCGCCAATTAATTCCAGGAGGAACTTTTAAATGATCAGCAGCAAAGGCAAGTACTTTTTTACCTCTGAATCAGTAACCGAAGGTCACCCCGATAAAGTGGCCGACCAGATTTCCGACGCAATTCTCGACTGCCTGCTTGAGCAGGACCCCAACTCCCGCGTCGCTTGTGAAACTCTGGTAACCACCGGAATGGCATTCATCGCAGGTGAAATCTCCACCGCAGGATACGCCGACTTCCCCGCTATTGTTCGCGATACCATCCGCGAAATCGGCTATGTACATTCCGACATGGGATTCGACGCTGACACTTGTGCTGTTATTTCTTCTATCGACAAACAGTCCGTTGACATCGCTCAGGGCGTTGACCGCAACACTCCTGAAAGCCAGGGTGCCGGTGACCAGGGCATGATGTTCGGTTTTGCCTGCAAAGAAACCGATACCCTCATGCCTGCCCCCATCTACTGGTCCCACAAGCTTTCCAAAAAGCTGACCGAAGTGCGTAAAGACAAGACTATTTCCTATCTTCGTCCTGACGGAAAAACAGAAGTCTCCTTCGAATACTTCAACGGCAGACCTGTCCGCATCGCTGACGTCGTTATCGCTGCCCAGCACGATGACGGCATTGAGCAGGAACAGATTTACGAAGATATTAAACGTGAAGTTGTTCTGGCTACCCTGCCCGCAGACATGGTTGATGATGCTACTAAAATCTACATCAACACCACTGGCCGCTTCGTAATCGGCGGTCCCATGGGTGACTGCGGCCTGACCGGTCGTAAAATCATCAACGACACCTACGGCGGCATGGGCAACCACGGCGGCGGTGCTTTCTCCGGTAAGGACCCGTCCAAAGTTGACCGTTCCGGCGCATACATGGCCCGTTACATCGCCAAGAACATCGTAGCTGCTGGCCTTGCCGAGCGTGCGGAAGTTCAGGTTGCATACGCAATCGGTGTTGCAGAGCCCGTATCTGTTCTGGCTACCTCCCACGGTACCGGCGAAGTCTCCGATGAAACCCTGACTGAAGCAGTCAAGGAAGTATTTGACCTGCGCCCCTACTACATCTCCGAGCGTCTGGACCTTCGTCGTCCCATTTACAAGCCCTCCGCTTGTTACGGACACTTCGGTCGCAACAATCCCAACTTCACATGGGAAAAAACCGACGCTGTAGATGACCTCAGAACTGCCTGCAAAATCTAAGCAGAACAGAATCACACTGACTTAAAAATACCCGGAAGTTTCGGCTTCCGGGTATTTTTTTACACTTGAGACAAAACGCTTTAGCGGGTAAAGAAACTGCTTGCATAAACCAGAACGCAAGCTAGGAGATTTAAGATATGAGCGCTTTTGAAATTGTCGAAGCAAAACCGACCCCGGATTTTAATATTTTTTATTTTGCGGAACTGAACGGTTCCACCCGTATTGAGCATTCGCTTATGGAAAGCCTTGAAAAGTACTGGAACAAATGGCTGCCCCATCTTAAAGCTTACACCCTGAAGCAACCCGAAGGCGCTAAAGGAACTGACTTCCTGCTGCTCTACCTCGAAAAAGAAGTTGAAGATGCAGTAGAAGACATCTGGCAGGAAACCCCCACTGAAGGCCTTGCTC encodes the following:
- the panC gene encoding pantoate--beta-alanine ligase, with product METINNPQELQNLCLMLRNDGKKIGLVPTMGYFHEGHLSLMDAARKQCDVLIVSLFVNPTQFGENEDLDAYPHDLERDSRLAEEHGVDILFTPARDDMYFEDHCTWVEVPDLAANLCGKSRPVHFRGVATVVTKLFMTAQPHIAVFGQKDWQQLALIKRMVRDLNIPVNVQGHEIVREESGLAMSSRNVYLTAEEKSVAPNLQKGLKKMRDQVAGGETDPAKLKADLADFYAESIPGCSVDYIEIVDPENINILKKVDESALCAVAVQVGKARLIDNLLIKV
- the metK gene encoding methionine adenosyltransferase, with protein sequence MISSKGKYFFTSESVTEGHPDKVADQISDAILDCLLEQDPNSRVACETLVTTGMAFIAGEISTAGYADFPAIVRDTIREIGYVHSDMGFDADTCAVISSIDKQSVDIAQGVDRNTPESQGAGDQGMMFGFACKETDTLMPAPIYWSHKLSKKLTEVRKDKTISYLRPDGKTEVSFEYFNGRPVRIADVVIAAQHDDGIEQEQIYEDIKREVVLATLPADMVDDATKIYINTTGRFVIGGPMGDCGLTGRKIINDTYGGMGNHGGGAFSGKDPSKVDRSGAYMARYIAKNIVAAGLAERAEVQVAYAIGVAEPVSVLATSHGTGEVSDETLTEAVKEVFDLRPYYISERLDLRRPIYKPSACYGHFGRNNPNFTWEKTDAVDDLRTACKI